In the Pedosphaera parvula Ellin514 genome, one interval contains:
- a CDS encoding GntR family transcriptional regulator, which produces MQEPYSPPKYFQIRRDIISMVQRGELAPGNPVPSENEIIEKYQVSNTTARKALHELEKEGWVTRIKGKGTFVKNYTVVRAINRIFGFTKNMIEAGRKPATKLTGFHLRKGDHTQVVNGREFTMRGPYCEIERVRYADGIPMMSETRYISLQFCPEIHRRNLEHSLYQIFEKDYGIVLTEINQMVSAVIIEGAALEVFQLEKPSPAFRVEGVSFCGKDMIVEMEDSVYRGDMYRFAAKAVR; this is translated from the coding sequence ATGCAAGAGCCATACAGTCCGCCAAAGTATTTTCAGATCCGTCGGGATATTATCTCGATGGTTCAACGAGGGGAACTTGCCCCGGGAAATCCCGTGCCTTCTGAAAACGAGATTATCGAGAAATACCAGGTGAGCAATACCACCGCGCGAAAGGCTTTGCACGAGTTGGAGAAGGAGGGGTGGGTCACTCGCATTAAGGGGAAGGGGACCTTCGTCAAGAATTACACGGTGGTGCGCGCCATCAACCGGATTTTTGGCTTCACCAAGAACATGATTGAAGCTGGTCGCAAGCCGGCCACTAAGTTAACCGGGTTTCATTTGCGCAAAGGAGATCATACCCAGGTCGTAAATGGCAGAGAGTTTACGATGCGTGGCCCGTACTGCGAGATTGAACGAGTGCGTTATGCCGATGGCATTCCGATGATGAGTGAGACGCGGTATATCTCGCTTCAGTTTTGTCCTGAGATACATCGCCGCAACCTGGAGCATTCGTTGTATCAAATTTTTGAGAAGGACTACGGAATCGTGCTCACCGAAATCAATCAGATGGTGAGCGCTGTAATCATAGAAGGGGCGGCCCTCGAAGTATTTCAGTTGGAAAAACCCAGTCCTGCATTCCGTGTGGAAGGGGTTTCGTTCTGTGGCAAAGATATGATCGTTGAAATGGAGGATTCTGTTTACCGGGGGGACATGTATCGGTTTGCTGCCAAGGCAGTGCGGTGA
- a CDS encoding HU family DNA-binding protein codes for MAKALSKSQLAAEIAEKNQITKKQAVEILDHLAELAYKNAKNTFTIPGLGKLVLVNRKARMGRNPATGETIKIAAKRVVKFRVAKAAKDAILGVKK; via the coding sequence ATGGCTAAAGCCTTATCTAAATCCCAATTGGCAGCGGAAATCGCTGAAAAGAATCAAATCACCAAGAAGCAAGCGGTGGAAATCCTCGATCATCTGGCAGAACTTGCCTACAAGAATGCCAAGAACACCTTTACCATTCCTGGTTTAGGCAAGCTCGTTTTGGTCAATCGCAAAGCCCGCATGGGCCGCAATCCTGCTACTGGCGAAACCATCAAGATCGCCGCCAAGCGCGTCGTGAAGTTCCGCGTCGCCAAGGCAGCCAAGGATGCGATCCTCGGCGTTAAGAAGTAA
- a CDS encoding ankyrin repeat domain-containing protein: MPLMRAAFRGHPAVVWILLDAGAEPLARQAKQRGRKARSARELAEAKLAFVTNITLPDERDDDASIQRYNEVRRLLLGAEGGSIAT, encoded by the coding sequence ATTCCGCTCATGCGTGCTGCGTTTCGTGGTCATCCGGCAGTCGTTTGGATATTGCTTGATGCGGGTGCGGAGCCGCTTGCGCGACAAGCCAAACAACGCGGACGCAAAGCGCGGTCGGCGCGTGAGCTTGCCGAGGCAAAGCTGGCGTTTGTTACGAATATCACACTTCCGGACGAGAGGGATGACGACGCTTCCATCCAGAGGTATAATGAGGTCAGGCGCCTGCTTCTTGGAGCGGAAGGTGGAAGTATCGCGACATGA
- a CDS encoding prepilin-type N-terminal cleavage/methylation domain-containing protein, whose translation MTPSRKRYVQTHLPASLQARASFAFTLVELLVVIAIVAILAALLLPALSRSKATALQIQCLGQTKQLALALQMYASDNHEFMPWPNWGSRFQGWLYTPTNGGPPEPSNPPEAVYAGGLLWPYVKQVKVYWCPTDYTNTPYFSERLEQLSSYIMNGAIIGYSMAPPASKTHKLSDMNPSAFATWEPSDQPPYNPRLVFNDGASYPIDEEGPSPRHRSGCNVTSFDGHAQFLKSTEFQHEQLNTPGLLWCDPDSSSGTGGHLGSDCGLWK comes from the coding sequence ATGACTCCAAGCCGCAAACGATATGTCCAGACTCACCTGCCTGCCAGTCTCCAGGCGCGGGCCTCGTTCGCTTTTACTCTGGTCGAATTGCTTGTGGTGATCGCAATCGTTGCGATTCTGGCAGCCCTGCTGCTCCCGGCACTCAGCCGGAGCAAAGCCACCGCTTTGCAGATTCAATGCCTGGGACAAACCAAACAATTGGCGCTGGCCCTCCAGATGTACGCCAGCGATAACCACGAGTTCATGCCGTGGCCAAATTGGGGATCCCGCTTCCAAGGCTGGTTATACACGCCCACCAACGGTGGACCGCCGGAACCCTCCAATCCGCCAGAAGCAGTCTATGCCGGCGGTTTGCTTTGGCCGTATGTCAAACAGGTTAAAGTTTATTGGTGCCCCACTGATTACACCAACACACCGTATTTTTCCGAACGGCTGGAACAACTTTCCAGCTACATTATGAACGGAGCCATCATAGGATACTCTATGGCGCCACCAGCCTCCAAAACCCACAAACTCTCAGATATGAACCCCTCCGCCTTCGCAACCTGGGAACCCAGCGACCAACCTCCCTACAACCCGCGACTGGTCTTCAATGATGGCGCCAGTTATCCTATCGACGAGGAAGGACCAAGCCCACGCCACCGTTCCGGTTGCAACGTCACTTCGTTTGACGGCCATGCTCAATTTCTGAAATCCACCGAGTTCCAGCACGAGCAGCTCAACACCCCCGGCCTGCTTTGGTGCGATCCCGACTCCTCCAGCGGCACCGGTGGTCATCTGGGCAGCGATTGCGGCCTTTGGAAATAG
- a CDS encoding tetratricopeptide repeat protein gives MIRRIHFLLTVFALLCGIIAPQTTAAQELNVEDSVKQAMALARAGKLAEAEEPLNRLLDQTNGKTIPKAKILLIRAYLRGENARFQEAATDLKQVIEIDPSDHIPWFLLMPLLVQTGDMGEYRNYSKGMLQRFGNSTNAPIAERTAKCFLLMPAAGSPDDLTQAAKVAEKAVALAKNGEWLHWRLMTRGLSEYRQGHFARAIKTMELAQKELTKAEDGAWNMCQADTYFVSAMAHHQLKQMDKASTAFGHGRVIVLTKLPSLDSKDLSPGWMDVLMTYILMHEAKTTIESATVAAIAPRGITSIPALAKDQPGFLGPANSGAESGFATWYSGVLGGGSVSIGNDDPATGYNYFRIGITNASAYGTNHADLRSEMFPLRLNRGPFTLSFAYKLPDTVKPGDNIDVDLRFFGEGKDNFLGQTVLNVGSSTGDSEMTQYKTMTATNILAPKGAVKADVWVVANIRGPWTSGFAQFDNFSVTATPARSRTGIFAGAGIFSALAACLAVTLFVRQRRRQMP, from the coding sequence ATGATCAGGCGGATTCATTTTTTATTAACAGTTTTTGCGCTCCTGTGTGGAATAATCGCCCCTCAGACCACGGCGGCCCAGGAACTAAACGTCGAGGATTCGGTTAAACAGGCAATGGCTCTCGCGCGAGCTGGCAAGCTGGCTGAGGCGGAAGAACCGCTGAACCGCCTGCTGGATCAAACCAATGGCAAAACGATCCCGAAGGCCAAAATCCTTCTCATTCGCGCTTACCTTCGCGGTGAAAATGCCCGATTTCAGGAGGCCGCCACCGACCTGAAACAAGTGATCGAAATAGACCCTTCCGACCACATACCGTGGTTCTTGTTGATGCCGCTCCTGGTTCAAACCGGGGATATGGGAGAATACAGAAACTACTCCAAAGGTATGTTGCAGCGCTTTGGCAATAGCACCAACGCCCCGATTGCCGAGCGGACAGCCAAATGTTTCCTGCTGATGCCCGCCGCCGGCAGTCCGGACGATTTGACCCAGGCCGCCAAAGTGGCCGAAAAAGCCGTCGCACTTGCAAAAAATGGCGAGTGGCTGCATTGGCGGCTCATGACCAGAGGCTTGTCGGAATATCGCCAGGGACATTTCGCCCGCGCAATCAAAACAATGGAGCTGGCTCAAAAAGAACTGACCAAGGCAGAGGATGGCGCGTGGAATATGTGCCAGGCAGACACTTATTTTGTTTCAGCCATGGCGCACCATCAACTCAAACAAATGGACAAGGCAAGCACGGCTTTCGGGCATGGTCGCGTCATCGTGCTGACAAAATTACCGAGCTTGGACAGCAAGGATTTGAGCCCGGGCTGGATGGATGTTTTGATGACTTATATCCTCATGCACGAAGCCAAAACGACCATTGAAAGCGCAACCGTCGCCGCAATCGCACCGCGAGGCATTACTTCCATCCCGGCGCTGGCGAAAGATCAACCGGGTTTCCTCGGTCCGGCAAATTCAGGTGCCGAAAGCGGTTTTGCCACATGGTACTCTGGAGTCCTTGGGGGCGGTTCGGTGTCGATTGGGAACGATGATCCGGCAACGGGTTATAATTATTTCAGAATCGGCATCACGAATGCCTCCGCCTACGGAACCAATCACGCCGATCTGCGCAGCGAAATGTTCCCGCTGAGGCTCAATCGCGGGCCTTTCACTCTGTCGTTTGCCTATAAGCTGCCCGACACGGTCAAGCCGGGAGATAATATTGACGTGGACTTACGGTTTTTCGGCGAGGGCAAGGATAACTTTCTTGGCCAGACAGTGCTCAATGTCGGTTCAAGCACCGGTGATTCGGAAATGACCCAATACAAAACAATGACCGCAACCAACATCCTGGCCCCCAAGGGAGCTGTCAAAGCAGACGTCTGGGTTGTTGCCAATATCAGAGGACCGTGGACTTCCGGCTTTGCTCAATTCGACAATTTCTCGGTCACTGCCACTCCCGCACGATCCCGGACAGGAATTTTTGCTGGCGCGGGAATATTCTCTGCCCTGGCCGCCTGCCTGGCGGTAACGCTTTTTGTGCGTCAGCGGCGCAGGCAAATGCCATGA
- a CDS encoding serine/threonine-protein kinase has protein sequence MELDSERLKEIFSLALLRKSPSEQECYLAEACHGDAELRRQVESLLQAHEQAGEFLGQAGKLLPSSFRAECAGAMIGRYKLLELIGEGGFGTVWMAEQVEPVRRRLALKVIKPGMDTKQVLARFEAERQALAMMDHPSIARVFDGGATDNGRPYFVMELVRGIRITDYCDANKLSTRERLLLFIQVCQAVEHAHQKGIIHRDLKPSNVLVTEVDGAPVPKVIDFGVAKAMQARLTELTLFTGLHQMIGTPSYMSPEQAGLGALDMDTRSDIYGLGVLLYELLTGQTPLTKEEFDKAGLDEIFRLVRERDPQKPSTRLSALTREELTTVAAQRQAEPAKLNRLLTGDLDWIVMKALEKDRRRRYENASSLASDLVRHLNNEPVMARPPSNMYRLQKAWRRNQTVFASAIMIALVLVSTTGISVWQAIRATRAETLAKQRLAESEAISKSLSDMSEHSFTVGLMDDNRPIFAFDDAGRHAAIDLREQILVFNIKVHGLEAPDTISAMENLADSYEGVHRIEEAIKLREEVLTFRRKMSGPSTVDTINAMGKLAGSYYSAGRSREATALLENVCELEPTNSLASLRLAALEAWFGQGTNYEATRRRLVDQPERTNNTEMEKHDAAIYAERAAKVYCLLPSADAARQAKVLHLAQLSVELGDTNDWGQLALGMAEYRNGQYAAAEHSLKIVEQAMADKRPEVQGTARLFRAISLFRQNKPAEARKLFGEAEAQIPFPADERRPFAEQGIFSPYNQELLICWLAVREARSLLKR, from the coding sequence ATGGAACTGGATTCTGAACGCCTCAAGGAAATCTTCTCGCTGGCGCTGCTGCGGAAGTCGCCGTCGGAACAGGAATGTTACCTGGCCGAAGCTTGCCACGGCGACGCCGAATTGCGCCGCCAGGTGGAATCGCTATTGCAGGCGCATGAGCAGGCGGGGGAGTTTCTTGGCCAGGCCGGGAAACTACTCCCCTCCAGTTTCAGGGCCGAGTGCGCCGGAGCGATGATTGGACGCTACAAGCTGCTGGAACTCATTGGCGAAGGCGGCTTCGGCACCGTTTGGATGGCGGAGCAGGTGGAACCGGTGCGGCGGCGGCTGGCGCTCAAAGTCATCAAACCCGGCATGGACACCAAGCAGGTCCTGGCCCGCTTCGAGGCCGAGCGGCAGGCCCTGGCCATGATGGATCATCCGAGCATCGCGCGAGTGTTTGATGGCGGGGCGACCGACAATGGCCGTCCGTATTTCGTGATGGAACTCGTGCGCGGAATCCGCATCACGGATTATTGCGACGCCAACAAGCTCTCCACGCGCGAAAGATTGCTGTTGTTCATCCAGGTCTGCCAGGCCGTGGAACACGCGCACCAAAAAGGCATCATCCACCGCGACCTCAAGCCGTCAAACGTTCTCGTCACCGAAGTGGATGGCGCGCCCGTGCCCAAGGTCATTGACTTCGGCGTGGCCAAGGCGATGCAGGCACGGCTCACGGAGTTGACGCTCTTCACCGGGTTGCATCAGATGATTGGGACGCCTTCCTACATGAGTCCGGAGCAGGCCGGGTTGGGCGCGCTGGACATGGACACGCGCAGTGACATCTATGGGCTCGGCGTCCTGCTTTACGAATTGCTCACCGGCCAGACGCCCCTGACCAAAGAGGAATTTGACAAGGCGGGCCTGGATGAAATCTTCCGGCTGGTCCGGGAACGAGATCCACAAAAGCCATCCACGCGCCTCAGCGCTCTCACGCGCGAGGAGCTTACGACAGTGGCCGCCCAACGCCAGGCTGAGCCGGCCAAACTCAACCGGCTTCTGACCGGCGACCTGGATTGGATTGTCATGAAGGCGCTGGAGAAGGACCGCCGGCGGAGATATGAAAACGCCAGCAGCCTTGCCTCTGATCTTGTGCGGCACCTCAACAACGAACCGGTGATGGCACGGCCACCGAGCAATATGTATCGGCTGCAAAAGGCGTGGCGACGAAACCAGACAGTTTTCGCCTCTGCCATCATGATAGCCTTGGTGCTAGTGTCGACCACGGGCATCAGCGTCTGGCAGGCCATTCGTGCCACCCGGGCTGAGACCCTGGCCAAACAGCGCCTGGCTGAATCGGAAGCCATCTCCAAATCTCTCTCGGATATGTCAGAGCACTCTTTTACGGTCGGGTTGATGGATGATAACCGGCCGATTTTTGCCTTTGACGATGCTGGCCGTCACGCGGCCATCGATCTGCGGGAGCAGATACTGGTGTTCAACATCAAAGTGCACGGTCTGGAAGCCCCCGACACGATTAGCGCGATGGAAAATCTGGCGGATTCTTACGAGGGAGTTCACCGCATCGAAGAGGCTATCAAACTGCGTGAGGAGGTGCTGACATTTCGCCGCAAAATGAGCGGTCCATCAACCGTGGACACGATCAACGCAATGGGAAAGCTGGCGGGATCCTACTATTCCGCGGGCCGCAGCCGGGAGGCGACCGCCTTGTTGGAAAACGTCTGCGAACTGGAACCAACGAACTCGCTGGCTTCACTCCGGCTTGCTGCCTTGGAGGCGTGGTTTGGTCAGGGCACCAATTATGAAGCCACCCGCCGCCGGCTTGTTGATCAACCGGAGAGAACGAACAACACCGAAATGGAGAAACATGACGCTGCCATTTATGCGGAGCGCGCGGCCAAAGTCTATTGCCTGCTGCCCTCCGCGGATGCCGCCCGACAGGCGAAGGTCCTTCACCTCGCACAACTCTCGGTGGAGCTTGGCGATACCAACGATTGGGGTCAACTGGCACTCGGCATGGCTGAATATCGCAACGGCCAATACGCTGCCGCCGAACATTCCCTGAAAATAGTGGAACAGGCGATGGCTGATAAGCGTCCCGAAGTTCAGGGAACCGCCAGGCTGTTCAGGGCCATAAGCCTGTTTCGCCAGAACAAACCAGCAGAAGCCCGGAAGCTGTTTGGCGAGGCTGAGGCACAAATACCATTCCCGGCGGACGAGCGCAGACCGTTCGCTGAACAGGGCATCTTCAGCCCCTACAATCAGGAGTTGCTAATCTGCTGGCTGGCTGTTAGGGAGGCCAGGTCCTTGCTAAAGCGCTGA
- a CDS encoding sigma-70 family RNA polymerase sigma factor, with protein MSEITLILNAVEQGDSKAAAKLLPLVYGELRRLAAWLLANEKPGQTLQATALVHEAYLRLVSKEDPGWQGRRHFFGAAAEAMRRILVENARRKKRLKHGGQWERVDVEALDIASPMPDDDLLALDEALDGLAEVDPRAAELVKLCYFVGLTQEQAAKELNISISTVERTWAFARAWLFREIQKGQNPPA; from the coding sequence GTGAGTGAGATCACGCTTATTCTAAACGCTGTCGAGCAAGGGGATTCCAAGGCAGCGGCGAAGTTGTTGCCCTTGGTTTATGGTGAACTACGACGGCTGGCGGCGTGGCTGCTCGCGAACGAGAAGCCGGGCCAAACCCTGCAGGCGACTGCGCTGGTGCACGAGGCCTATCTGCGCTTGGTCAGCAAGGAAGACCCGGGCTGGCAAGGGCGGCGGCATTTCTTCGGCGCCGCCGCGGAGGCCATGCGCCGCATCCTGGTGGAAAACGCCCGCCGCAAAAAACGCCTGAAACATGGCGGACAATGGGAACGTGTGGACGTGGAGGCGTTGGACATTGCCTCACCCATGCCGGATGACGATTTGCTGGCGCTGGATGAAGCGCTGGATGGATTGGCCGAGGTTGATCCGCGCGCGGCCGAACTGGTAAAGCTTTGTTACTTTGTCGGACTCACCCAGGAGCAGGCGGCCAAGGAACTCAATATTTCCATCAGCACGGTTGAGCGGACCTGGGCTTTCGCCCGGGCCTGGCTGTTCCGGGAAATTCAAAAAGGGCAGAATCCTCCAGCATAA
- a CDS encoding TolB family protein, whose product MKANTSNFKPLNAQKHLQMEPHRRAQSVDSMFWMRLVLLLCALLMIGGIRQTEAGVVYETPTEFLASGDFNADGNIDVLVLDKATGNARVGYQDTNGILYWSAPLVTGLENATGCAIGRFLQTNRDAVAVTSPDLNRIKLVDLSNTNVAGSPVVITTSGLGPHSLVGLKKPLGGVGNSFDHLLSASSYNNLPSERLDLTSFSLGASSPAGQFNENGIFARPNALQLGTNAFDFAMGLVRGTNDTLHIWQFTNSPGLLTTYSNLPPLSDYAVGRFNGETLPRVAFYVPGQSNISIVQLTNISGALSFGTSIAISLTNAIEGVYYVAGTNGDGSLQVQFGDGIQGIRLPGNSPILGAAYRNGSGATGLVPLTNDKFALLTAPTGTVTSVHAQVMQYNGNGYTQISAGDLPAISSHTTRANVWLFQKEPFVSSAPGFIASLSSPDWSTLVTGLPGSLNVRKESDAGASTGLGNASTNSPGAPPQGAAYGVPDQYLDSISLFSYASPRPAEPVVVTITPPPASYPGPIQVSFSTLNASDKVFYRTGPTNAWQQYAATFQLTNDTTVQYYGTNSSANSRSSLVSAKYLLASNNKGPEQPLIVDPFAGTNNPPIFNTNQVTISYNGTIFYSRRSGTTGSIWSIDLDGAGDDYITSGIRPRVSHDGQWMAFLREGNPFAGQGNIWVRNLVSGLEQRILVNTNSIVSYDWDLSGTNLVIDYACKLWRLGLNGSLALLPLNENCADVAPVVNPLDGRLAYFNLNPNALNPGISVTTPDLATGVHFNLNVFGASWPSWSPDGQNLVFVDSNDYSSVDKGTNLYLVHSDGTGVHQMTRLNAAPNGFPHGAIWSPSGDALVSAGTVNGTNGLYVLPLFDDVCACTALRLPTTPGDPIDFVGSIAVAAAPQPQFGKPGLFIRLDPNDVVVYWSTNYVGYVLEATGNATVTSVWSTVNGPYIPSGFFYEHREPKTNLLARQFFRLRFGGLALNAPTLSIHVETNQLVINWSTNATGFTLESKTDVSPATSWTTVSGPYTISGSLMEKRKAISSQQSQEFFRLRKP is encoded by the coding sequence GTGAAAGCAAATACCTCCAATTTTAAACCTTTGAATGCTCAGAAGCATTTGCAAATGGAACCGCATCGACGGGCTCAATCGGTCGATAGCATGTTCTGGATGCGACTGGTCCTCCTTTTATGCGCCCTTTTGATGATTGGTGGCATTCGGCAGACCGAGGCGGGTGTCGTTTATGAAACCCCCACGGAGTTCCTGGCCTCGGGCGATTTTAATGCGGATGGCAATATCGACGTGCTGGTGCTGGACAAGGCAACCGGCAATGCTCGCGTTGGTTATCAGGATACAAATGGCATTCTTTATTGGTCCGCCCCGCTTGTAACCGGACTCGAAAATGCCACCGGCTGTGCGATTGGAAGATTCCTGCAAACAAATCGCGATGCCGTAGCAGTTACGTCACCGGACTTGAACCGCATCAAGCTGGTCGATCTGTCCAACACAAATGTGGCGGGATCACCTGTGGTCATTACAACATCAGGCCTTGGACCCCATTCATTGGTCGGCTTGAAAAAACCACTCGGGGGCGTGGGAAATTCCTTTGACCATTTGCTGTCTGCAAGTTCCTACAATAACCTGCCCAGCGAGCGCCTGGACCTAACCAGCTTCTCACTTGGGGCATCGAGTCCTGCGGGTCAATTCAATGAAAACGGAATTTTCGCTCGACCAAATGCATTGCAACTCGGGACGAACGCTTTTGATTTTGCCATGGGTCTGGTTCGCGGAACCAATGATACCTTGCATATTTGGCAATTCACCAATTCGCCCGGATTGCTGACAACTTACAGTAATCTGCCGCCACTGAGTGATTATGCAGTGGGACGATTCAACGGTGAAACACTGCCTCGAGTTGCTTTCTACGTTCCCGGGCAATCCAATATTTCCATTGTTCAGCTCACAAACATTTCCGGCGCATTGAGTTTCGGAACTTCTATTGCAATTTCGCTTACGAACGCCATTGAAGGTGTTTATTACGTGGCTGGCACGAACGGAGATGGATCTCTTCAAGTGCAATTTGGCGATGGAATTCAAGGCATACGCCTGCCTGGAAACTCCCCGATATTGGGTGCTGCATATCGTAACGGATCTGGTGCCACCGGACTGGTTCCACTGACAAATGACAAATTTGCACTCCTGACCGCGCCGACGGGGACTGTAACTTCCGTGCATGCGCAGGTGATGCAATATAACGGGAACGGTTACACGCAAATCAGCGCTGGAGATTTGCCGGCCATCAGTTCGCATACCACCCGCGCCAATGTCTGGCTTTTCCAGAAGGAACCTTTTGTTTCCTCCGCGCCCGGATTCATTGCTTCCTTAAGTTCTCCCGACTGGAGCACGCTGGTGACCGGTTTGCCGGGAAGTTTAAACGTGCGCAAGGAGAGTGATGCCGGCGCGAGCACCGGCCTCGGAAATGCCAGCACCAATAGTCCCGGTGCACCACCGCAAGGTGCGGCCTATGGAGTGCCGGACCAGTATCTGGATTCAATTTCTTTATTCAGTTATGCCAGTCCGCGCCCTGCAGAACCAGTCGTCGTTACGATTACACCGCCTCCGGCCAGCTATCCCGGCCCAATCCAGGTTTCTTTTTCCACGCTCAATGCCAGCGACAAGGTGTTCTACCGTACCGGGCCAACAAATGCGTGGCAGCAATATGCGGCGACATTTCAATTGACCAACGACACCACTGTTCAATATTACGGAACCAATTCCTCAGCCAACTCTCGTTCAAGTCTGGTGTCGGCAAAGTACCTGCTGGCCAGCAACAACAAGGGCCCCGAACAACCGCTAATCGTTGATCCATTTGCCGGCACCAATAACCCGCCAATCTTTAATACGAACCAGGTTACTATTTCCTACAATGGAACCATCTTTTATAGCCGCCGCTCGGGAACTACTGGCAGCATCTGGTCGATTGATTTGGACGGCGCAGGGGACGACTACATTACGTCTGGAATCAGGCCGCGGGTTTCGCACGATGGGCAGTGGATGGCTTTTCTGCGCGAGGGAAACCCATTTGCCGGCCAAGGAAACATCTGGGTAAGGAATCTCGTCAGTGGTCTTGAACAAAGAATACTCGTTAATACCAACAGCATTGTCAGCTATGACTGGGATCTTAGCGGCACCAATCTGGTTATTGACTATGCTTGCAAGCTTTGGCGATTGGGACTCAACGGTTCACTTGCACTTTTACCACTGAACGAAAACTGTGCTGACGTTGCTCCGGTGGTAAATCCTCTCGACGGTCGACTTGCCTATTTTAATTTGAACCCGAATGCCCTTAATCCAGGAATTTCGGTGACTACTCCCGATCTCGCTACAGGAGTTCATTTCAATCTGAATGTTTTTGGCGCAAGTTGGCCATCATGGTCTCCGGACGGGCAAAACCTGGTGTTCGTGGATAGTAACGATTATTCCTCCGTTGATAAGGGAACGAATCTGTATCTGGTCCATTCGGATGGAACCGGGGTGCACCAGATGACGCGACTCAATGCGGCTCCCAATGGCTTTCCGCATGGGGCAATCTGGTCTCCGTCTGGTGATGCCCTGGTTAGCGCAGGCACTGTAAATGGTACCAATGGCCTGTACGTATTGCCGCTCTTTGACGATGTTTGTGCCTGCACTGCATTGCGCCTGCCGACAACTCCGGGTGACCCGATCGATTTTGTCGGCTCCATCGCAGTCGCTGCTGCGCCACAACCTCAATTCGGCAAACCGGGATTATTCATTCGTCTCGATCCCAACGATGTAGTCGTTTATTGGAGCACAAATTATGTGGGATATGTGCTGGAAGCCACCGGCAATGCTACAGTCACCTCGGTTTGGTCTACAGTAAATGGCCCATATATCCCGTCCGGTTTCTTCTACGAACATCGGGAACCAAAAACAAACCTCCTGGCTAGACAGTTCTTCCGGCTCCGGTTCGGAGGATTGGCTCTGAATGCACCAACGCTTTCGATCCATGTTGAAACCAATCAACTGGTGATCAACTGGTCCACCAACGCCACCGGCTTCACCTTGGAATCCAAAACGGATGTGTCTCCAGCCACTTCTTGGACGACCGTCAGCGGCCCATATACCATCTCCGGTAGTTTGATGGAAAAACGAAAAGCGATCTCCTCTCAGCAGTCCCAGGAATTCTTCCGATTGCGTAAACCCTAA